The following nucleotide sequence is from Cicer arietinum cultivar CDC Frontier isolate Library 1 chromosome 2, Cicar.CDCFrontier_v2.0, whole genome shotgun sequence.
ttatgaaataaaatatcacatttatcattccattatgaaataaaataccatagAGTTACTCACTATAACTTACATATAAAAGATAACATAACATATagattttacaaataataacgtagttcatttagttttgataaattaaaCACATTTGAAGTatgttgtcaatttcaactagttctttcaaacaaaaaattactagttttactccttaaaataaagtttaaatcttatcaccaaacattcaacaaatttaacttaggtctgacaaagagagctatttttaaaatattaaacacatctaacaacttaataatattataatagatttacaatcaattactctataaaaacatgcgctgtatataatcaaggagaaagaaaaaaaactaatatagagatactattccctaataatatatatttaataattaaattcattcaattgatataagcaatgaacatgttttttttaactcgttaaaaataaaattaaaaggtacttctagcaaaataatgagttatcgttttctcttttattgacgatgagtcatcggggtaactagtccctcctactcatgtagtcaactacttaaggaactataactgcagttattcaatttctaatatggataattaaaagtatctttaacgtggTTCATGAGTGTGAAGGCGGcaccacaactcctactccttacttcaagtgaaaaattcacttaattacacattaacaataatttattggtaatttacaACTACTTACAACCAAGGAAATGACACtagtatcaatatataattaataatccgattgaagaaatatataactatttcacttttaattgCTCTcaactactctaactctatacaccgATCCCCAACAATTAAAACACTTGAAAcacgaacaatttaatatttacataatcatatacacattcaaataactaaTCCAAAATTAACACAAAGATTTTAcattcatctcataactcaaacaatgattcaaaaaatgaaacatattctcaTAGAGGTCTAACTGCTACAAATTGATcacgattaaattttcttttgagttaaccatcacttaaaagttacaacaaatggaagcatatatagattttccaagtaaaatataagataaataattatttactagaagatacaatacattaccaaaccaaattgaatcaggcagtgcaaaaaccactttcaaggttacacatcattctaaaattaatttctagacttaaattattattaaaaaaatatcattaaacatttagcacccaaaaataattcattgagaattccaaatttttctttaaattatttttcaataattcaagtctAAATAAGAACAACTAAGATAAATCACATTTCTAAacacaatacaaataaaataaatcacggatatttttaaaatctataagatttctaaaaattcattcatattttaatcatcaaaaacacatttttaaatagttcattACTGTAaagattattattttcaacttatattttgaaataaaatttaaactatatatatagatagatagaaaattttacaattaattaacacttgcaaaatagttccaattaattttcttattttatcaaacttacaaaaaaaaatgtatatctatatacattaaagtagtgcacatgacacaaaacataagacatatgataatgataatgcattacactaattcataaatctacaaaatagtagCCTCCTCTCACACTAACTACTTAACATGTTTATAGATACATCCCTCAGTTTCAATCAAGCCACAAAGTTGGTacaaaacataacacaccatcaattttaaagattttggagttctgttctaatcttaaaaattgagtctcaaataaaaattgcaattttataattaataaaaaaattgataaaataaattttagtttttatacaCATACCATCTACATGAGGCAccctacacatatcaatctacatgatgcactctacacataccaatctaacaaattttagtttctatacgcATAACAATCTAATGCATATCATTTACTAACAACATCTCCAATTAggtttttcttttgtttctcttttgcttcattcattctttcatcATATATGTTTTCATAGTTCTTTCTGTCTATTGGttcatttttgaaagaaaaaaaaatagaaccaaaccctatatatatttctctttgaaatatattaaacttTTCAAAGTTTAAGACATGAAGAATATAGAGTTACCACAACTAAGCCAAAACATAATTGCCCGAAAGAAAAAACTTTGGTCAATTCTGGCTAGCTTAATGTTTCTGTATGGCATATATGAGAAATTCGTCCCATATCACTTTCATAAACTTGTTAGAAAATACATTCAAAAATTCATAGGCTTTATGTCCCCTTACATGCATATAACCTTCCCTGAGTTTATATCAGGACAGTGCCTCAAACGCAGCGACGCTTACTCATGCATCCAAACATATCTCAGTGCAAATTCATTGAAAAATGCCAAAAGACTTAAAGCTGAAGTTGTTGCAAATAGCCAAACTCCACTTGTCCTTACAATGGAGGACGCTGAAGAGATTGAAGATAAATTCCAAGGGGTAAAAGTTTGGTGGTTTTCTCATAACACCCCTAATGATTCagatgataaaatatatttaacactaACTTTCCATAAAAATTACCGTGAACTCATCACTACCTCTTACATCAAACATGTGTTGGAAGAAGGAAAAGCTCTTAAATTGAAGAACAGGAAGCTTAAGCTTTACACAAACAACCCTAGCAATGATTGGTGGAAACCAAGAAGCAGCAAGTGGAGCCAAACAACTTTTGAACACCCTGCAACATTTGAAACACTTGCTATGGATCAAGAGAAGAAAGAAGAGATTATAGATGATCTTATTAAGTTCAAATCAGGAAAAGATTACTATGCTAAAGTTGGAAAGGCTTGGAAACGTGGTTATCTACTTTACGGACCGCCAGGAACTGGAAAATCTACTATGATATCTGCTATTGCTAATTTTATGAACTATGATGTTTATGATCTTGAGCTAACAACTATCAAGGATAACAATGAGTTGAAAAGACTCTTGATTGCGACGTCGAGCCAATCCATTATTGTAATTGAGGACATTGATTGTTCTATTGATCTCACTGGCCAAAGGACAAAGGATGAGAAGGAAGACAAAGATGGTAATGGTAAAGAAAGTAATGTAACTCTTTCTGGTTTGTTGAATTTTATTGATGGAATTTGGTCTGCATGTGGAAGTGAGAGGATCATAATTTTCACAACAAATTTTGTGGACAAACTTGATCCTGCTCTTATTAGGAGGGGAAGGATGGATAAGCATATTGAAATGTCTTATTGTAGCTATCAAGCTTTCAAGGTTCTTGCAAAGAACTATTGGGATAATGATTCTGATCATGTTTTGTTTccaattattcaaaaattattgGGAGAGGTCAATATGTCTCCTGCTGATGTTGCTGAGAATTTGATGCCAAAGTCAATTACTGATCATTTTGGGACTCGCTTGAAGAATCTAATTAAATCTCTTGAGAGAGCAAAGGAAAAAACAGAAAAGAGAGATGAGGAAGCTGAGATGGAACAATGCCTCGAGGGGAAGAAGAATATGTGAAATCTAATGAAAAAATATGGGTGGAAGTCAGGGAGAATGGCCTAATCCATTAATTTAGATtagtaatataatattattttaatgttttgaaACTTCTTAATAAcaatagtttatttttattattattcatatatatgtagttttttcTAACTGGTTTTGAATGGAAGATTGATGGGCTATGCTTAGATTTTGTGCAGGATGAGagaatttagttttaaaagtttataaGTTCTAGTATATTATactataattaatatttgtcatACTAATTTTCGTAAGGTTATGATTGATTTACAtttgacatgaaaattaaatacataGATTGTTATAAGAATAAGATAAGTGTAAGACAATATCATGGTTGTCataataatcattaacattAAATCATGGAATCATCAATTCAGATGGCATGAATGatttaatagaattttaaaacaatatttcaTCATCAGTCACAGAAATCATCAACATTTAAAGAAAAACAGAATCATCAATATAACGTACATTGTACACATGGCAACCCAACCCTATATTCTCTAAGAAATTAAACATTTCAAAGTAAGGAATGAAGAAAACAAGGTCACCACTAGTCTCACAGATACTAGCCCAAAATTTTTTGTATGGCatgtatgaattttttttcccaTTTCAGCTTCATAggtttgttcaaaaatacgctCTAAAAATCACAGGAAGGGGATTTGGTAAGCATCTGGAGGCGAGAGAATCGTAATTTTCACAACCAATTTTGTGGACAAACTTGATCTTGCTCTTATTAGGAAGGGGAGGATGGATAAGCATATAGAAATGTCCTATTGTAGCTATCATGCTTTCAAGGTGCTTGCAAAAAACTATTTGGATATTGATTCTAATGATGATTTATTTCCACTTATTGAAAAGTTGTCGGGAGAGGTTAATATGACACCTTCTGATGTTGCTGAATCTCTGATGCCAAAGTCCAACACAGAAGATTTTGAGGCTTGCTTGAAGAATCTAATTCAATCTCTTGAGAGTGTAAAGAAAAAGGAAGAGGAGGAGGCAAAGAAAAAGGAAGTTCAGCTGAAGGCAGTGAAGGCTAATGAAAATCTGCAGAAGAAGTGAAGGACAATGGTGCCATCTATCAGTTTGGATTATGGTTAATTTCAGAAATATATGTAACACTTCAGTTTGGATTATCAGTTTTCCTAAGTTGCTTTCTCACTACTAGAAAGAAATCTGTTTTATCAAATTGGTGTTAACCGAGTTGTAAACAACTCAAGCCTTTCAAACAAATTGGTGTTCCTAAGTATCTTTTTTATAACTATGTTAAAGGTATGAAGTATCCACCATCACTGGTTTAGCAGTTTTCTATCTCTGTCGGGGAATATGTTAAACACGTTGTCCAATAACGGCTACAGTGGCAGTATCGCATAGCAAAATTTAACCAAATAATTATTGTTCTG
It contains:
- the LOC101505277 gene encoding AAA-ATPase ASD, mitochondrial-like, whose amino-acid sequence is MKNIELPQLSQNIIARKKKLWSILASLMFLYGIYEKFVPYHFHKLVRKYIQKFIGFMSPYMHITFPEFISGQCLKRSDAYSCIQTYLSANSLKNAKRLKAEVVANSQTPLVLTMEDAEEIEDKFQGVKVWWFSHNTPNDSDDKIYLTLTFHKNYRELITTSYIKHVLEEGKALKLKNRKLKLYTNNPSNDWWKPRSSKWSQTTFEHPATFETLAMDQEKKEEIIDDLIKFKSGKDYYAKVGKAWKRGYLLYGPPGTGKSTMISAIANFMNYDVYDLELTTIKDNNELKRLLIATSSQSIIVIEDIDCSIDLTGQRTKDEKEDKDGNGKESNVTLSGLLNFIDGIWSACGSERIIIFTTNFVDKLDPALIRRGRMDKHIEMSYCSYQAFKVLAKNYWDNDSDHVLFPIIQKLLGEVNMTPSDVAESLMPKSNTEDFEACLKNLIQSLESVKKKEEEEAKKKEVQLKAVKANENLQKK